One stretch of Lysobacter sp. KIS68-7 DNA includes these proteins:
- the hemN gene encoding oxygen-independent coproporphyrinogen III oxidase, which yields MDIAPTLCDTDLLRRYDVPGPRYTSYPTAPHFHGGFGEREFREAAAASNGDPIPRRLSLYVHVPFCESPCFYCGCNRIITRDKARGEAYLARLFREIDLVSQCFDRDRELIQLHFGGGTPNFLSPVQLREVVETVRGHFRFGDAREMDLSIELDPRHVTPADIAVLADIGFNRASLGVQDFDIAVQKAVNREQSVEETDAVIQACRANGFRSVNVDLIYGLPKQTLEGFGTTLDIVAAMRPDRVAVYGYAHMPNLFRAQNQIIAADLPDPEGKLALLQLAIRKLTDAGYVYIGMDHFALPDDELATSQARGGLHRNFMGYTTHADSDLIGVGVSAISHVGETFSQNPRDLAGWQAALDEGRLPVFRGMRLSEDDQLRADLIQALMCHGTIPIDALERRYDIVFADYFAESLRKLAPLEKDGLVRVERHRIVATSRGRLLLRNIAMCFDRYLAEPNPVATPRFSRAI from the coding sequence ATGGACATCGCCCCGACCCTCTGCGACACCGACCTGCTGCGCCGCTACGACGTGCCGGGTCCGCGTTACACCTCGTATCCCACGGCCCCGCATTTCCACGGCGGCTTCGGCGAGCGCGAGTTCCGCGAAGCGGCCGCGGCGAGCAACGGCGATCCGATCCCGCGCCGCCTGTCGCTGTACGTGCACGTGCCGTTCTGCGAAAGCCCGTGCTTCTACTGCGGCTGCAACCGCATCATCACGCGCGACAAGGCGCGCGGCGAAGCCTACCTGGCGCGCCTGTTCCGCGAGATCGACCTGGTCTCGCAGTGCTTCGACCGCGACCGCGAGCTGATCCAGCTGCATTTCGGTGGCGGCACGCCCAACTTCCTCTCGCCCGTGCAATTGCGTGAAGTGGTGGAGACGGTGCGCGGCCACTTCCGTTTCGGCGACGCGCGCGAAATGGACCTGTCGATCGAACTCGATCCGCGCCACGTCACGCCGGCCGACATCGCCGTGCTCGCCGACATCGGCTTCAACCGCGCCAGCCTGGGCGTGCAGGACTTCGACATCGCGGTGCAGAAGGCCGTCAATCGCGAGCAGAGCGTGGAGGAAACGGACGCCGTGATCCAGGCGTGCCGTGCGAACGGCTTCCGCTCGGTCAACGTCGATCTCATCTATGGCCTGCCGAAGCAGACGCTCGAAGGCTTCGGCACCACGCTCGACATCGTCGCGGCCATGCGCCCGGATCGCGTCGCGGTCTACGGTTACGCGCACATGCCGAACCTGTTCCGCGCGCAGAACCAGATCATCGCCGCCGACCTGCCGGATCCGGAAGGCAAGCTCGCGCTGCTGCAACTCGCCATCCGCAAGCTGACGGACGCGGGCTATGTCTACATCGGCATGGACCACTTCGCGCTGCCCGACGACGAGCTCGCCACCTCGCAGGCGCGCGGCGGGCTGCACCGCAATTTCATGGGCTACACCACGCACGCCGACAGCGACCTCATCGGCGTGGGCGTGAGCGCCATCAGCCACGTCGGCGAGACCTTCAGCCAGAACCCGCGCGACCTCGCGGGCTGGCAGGCCGCCCTGGACGAAGGCCGCCTGCCGGTATTCCGCGGCATGCGCCTGAGCGAAGACGACCAGCTGCGCGCCGACCTCATCCAGGCCCTGATGTGCCACGGCACGATTCCGATCGATGCGCTGGAGCGGCGCTACGACATCGTGTTCGCGGACTATTTCGCCGAATCCCTGCGCAAGCTGGCGCCGCTCGAGAAGGACGGCTTGGTGCGGGTGGAACGCCACCGGATCGTCGCCACGTCCCGCGGCCGCCTGCTCCTGCGTAATATCGCGATGTGCTTCGACCGATACCTCGCCGAGCCGAACCCCGTGGCCACGCCGCGCTTCTCGCGCGCGATCTGA
- a CDS encoding helix-turn-helix domain-containing protein, with protein sequence MLADDGDTLRFCSTCAFSQACLDQGMDKSALMDLHVLVEHVGPLHAGEHVFREGDHFDAIAAVRAGTVKTYVVDRDGHEHVLGFHLPGEVIGLDAIDGEHYPCNAIALDTVMLCRFSFPKIAVLATQVPGLQRQLFRLLSRDIGRAALLAGDWSADQRLAAFLIGLSRRLAARGFSPNRFQLTMPRTDIANYLRLAPETVSRVLRRFQQDGLVRVERRELEIADRAGLENLAAPILRT encoded by the coding sequence GTGCTCGCGGACGACGGCGATACGCTCCGCTTCTGCTCGACCTGCGCGTTTTCGCAGGCCTGCCTCGACCAGGGCATGGACAAGAGCGCCCTGATGGACCTGCACGTCCTCGTCGAACACGTGGGCCCGCTGCATGCGGGCGAGCATGTGTTCCGCGAGGGCGATCATTTCGACGCGATCGCGGCGGTGCGCGCGGGCACGGTGAAGACCTACGTGGTCGACCGCGATGGCCACGAACACGTGCTCGGCTTCCACCTGCCGGGCGAAGTCATCGGGCTGGATGCGATCGACGGCGAGCACTACCCGTGCAATGCCATCGCGCTCGACACCGTCATGCTCTGCCGCTTCTCCTTCCCGAAGATCGCCGTGCTCGCCACGCAGGTGCCGGGCCTGCAGCGGCAACTCTTCCGTTTGCTGAGCCGCGACATCGGGCGGGCGGCGCTGCTGGCCGGCGACTGGTCGGCGGACCAGCGCCTGGCGGCCTTCCTCATCGGGTTGTCGCGGCGACTCGCCGCGCGCGGCTTCTCGCCGAACCGCTTCCAGCTGACGATGCCGCGCACCGACATCGCGAACTACCTGCGCCTGGCGCCCGAAACCGTCAGTCGCGTGCTGCGTCGCTTCCAGCAGGACGGGCTGGTGCGCGTGGAGCGCCGCGAGCTCGAAATCGCCGACCGCGCCGGTCTGGAAAACCTCGCGGCGCCCATTCTGCGGACTTGA
- a CDS encoding TolC family protein: MGRCRASLILGLGATVLVGCVTKPEPKAEDVRALAIPHVAVPQAWSMQANPAPVEAGWLATFGDPQLDALVNEALANNPDLAIAAARVEQADAQVDLATAQLKPAIGILGRAGSKPVSDLVAMLSGVMLRLTWEIDLWGRLRYARYAAIAQRDASGADYRFARQSLAASVARAWFVATETAQQVKLANTMAGDAERLVGLSNDRLRVGAGNETDVLAARASQANYEDAAKQVELAHRSALRALEILVGRYPSAAIAAREDLDAFPGPVPTGMPMDALDRRPDLVAAQRRVAAAFDLVGEAKASFWPTLGISAGYGRVSRRSRVAASVDQTTASGSATTVVPIYFGGQLTGNVALRTAEQHEAIANYGRLALQALDEVETALDNENTLATREQLLREATEDSRRAAGLTETSYRIGKSDLRDVMNRQLSANAAEVALLAVRRERLVRRVDLHLALGGDFVQGDAAANAEAAPSGAQR; encoded by the coding sequence ATGGGCCGATGCCGCGCATCGTTGATCCTGGGGCTCGGGGCCACCGTGCTCGTCGGATGCGTGACCAAGCCGGAACCGAAGGCGGAAGACGTGCGCGCGCTGGCGATTCCGCATGTAGCGGTGCCGCAGGCCTGGTCCATGCAGGCGAACCCGGCGCCGGTCGAAGCGGGTTGGCTCGCGACCTTCGGCGATCCGCAACTCGACGCGCTGGTGAACGAGGCGCTCGCGAACAACCCGGACCTCGCCATTGCGGCCGCGCGCGTCGAACAGGCCGATGCACAAGTCGACCTCGCCACGGCGCAACTCAAACCTGCGATCGGCATCCTTGGACGTGCGGGCTCCAAGCCCGTATCGGATCTCGTCGCGATGCTCAGCGGCGTGATGCTGCGACTGACCTGGGAAATCGATCTTTGGGGTCGCCTGCGCTACGCGCGTTACGCGGCGATCGCGCAACGCGATGCGTCGGGCGCGGACTATCGCTTCGCGCGCCAATCGCTGGCGGCGTCCGTCGCGCGCGCGTGGTTCGTCGCGACGGAAACGGCCCAACAGGTGAAGCTCGCGAACACGATGGCCGGCGACGCGGAACGCCTGGTCGGCTTGAGCAACGATCGCCTGCGCGTGGGCGCCGGCAACGAAACCGATGTGCTCGCGGCCCGCGCCAGCCAGGCGAACTACGAGGACGCAGCGAAACAGGTGGAACTTGCGCACCGCAGTGCGCTGCGTGCGCTGGAGATCCTGGTCGGACGCTATCCCTCGGCCGCGATCGCAGCCCGCGAGGACCTCGATGCGTTCCCCGGCCCAGTGCCGACGGGCATGCCGATGGACGCGCTCGACCGCAGGCCCGACCTGGTCGCCGCACAGCGTCGCGTCGCCGCCGCGTTCGATCTGGTCGGCGAAGCGAAGGCCTCGTTCTGGCCGACGCTGGGGATTTCCGCCGGTTACGGTCGCGTCTCGAGGCGGTCGCGGGTGGCGGCTTCGGTCGATCAAACCACCGCGAGCGGCAGCGCAACGACCGTCGTCCCGATCTACTTCGGCGGCCAGTTGACGGGCAACGTCGCCCTGCGCACCGCCGAACAACACGAAGCGATCGCCAACTACGGCCGCCTCGCGCTGCAGGCGCTGGACGAAGTGGAGACCGCACTCGACAACGAAAACACGCTCGCCACCCGCGAGCAGTTGTTGCGCGAAGCGACCGAAGACAGTCGTCGCGCGGCGGGCCTCACCGAGACCTCCTATCGCATCGGCAAGTCGGACCTGCGCGACGTGATGAACCGCCAGCTCTCCGCCAACGCGGCGGAAGTCGCGCTGCTGGCGGTGCGCCGCGAACGCCTCGTGCGCCGCGTCGACCTGCACCTCGCGCTCGGGGGCGACTTCGTGCAGGGCGATGCTGCGGCGAACGCGGAGGCCGCGCCATCCGGGGCGCAGCGGTGA
- a CDS encoding nitric-oxide reductase large subunit — MGSTRKLWLGLAALLVVSFGVLLWAGGEIFRTAPPIPEQVTSTSGQVVYTRADIERGRQVWQSMGGMQLGSIWGHGGYVAPDWSADWLHREAVAVLDLWARQEDAPSYDKLPAERQAALRGRLQESFRHNTFDAKTGTILLPEERVIAISNVAAHYESLFGNDPTTQKLREAYAMKNDTVPDAEHRRALTAFFWWTAWAAGTERPADAVALPGAKAVTYTNNWPSEPLVGNTPPPSLFLWSVFSVLFLIAGIGLLGWHHARSHANEKPHTIPSSDPLAALRVTPSMRATAKYFWTVLALFLVQILLGAMTAHFQVEGQQAYGFQLSDILPYSITRTWHTQLAVLWIAVAWLGTGLYIAPALSGHEPKFQRLGVNFLWACLLVIVVGAFAGQWLAVMQKLGLANNFWWGHQGWEYADMGRFWQWFLFIGLLLWLTLVGRALWPVLRGPKTDTKAIVGLLFLSTVCIGLFFGAALMWGEHTHISEVEYWRWWLVHLWVEGFFEVFATAVMALIFTRLGLVEAKSATTATLFATIVFMSGGVLGTLHHLYFVGTPTAVVALGASFSALEVVPLAYIGFEAYHSYKLGHATPWMARYRWPILFFVAVSFWNLVGAGLFGFLINPPLSLYYMQGLNLTPLHGHTALFGVYGMLGIALMLFCMRGLRGQMHWNTRPLKVAFWCFNIGLTMMALFTLLPLGILQLLATLEHGYAYARSEAFMQQPIIDMLVWMRVPGDTIFSVGALALCWFVFRLWVAPKPARVQGGAPEVEG; from the coding sequence ATGGGCAGTACCCGCAAGTTGTGGTTGGGGCTGGCCGCATTGCTCGTCGTGTCGTTCGGGGTGTTGCTGTGGGCGGGCGGGGAAATCTTCCGCACCGCGCCACCGATCCCCGAACAGGTGACCAGCACCAGCGGCCAGGTGGTCTACACGCGTGCCGACATCGAACGCGGACGCCAGGTCTGGCAATCGATGGGCGGCATGCAGCTCGGTTCGATCTGGGGACACGGCGGTTACGTCGCGCCCGACTGGAGCGCCGACTGGTTGCATCGCGAAGCGGTCGCGGTGCTCGACCTGTGGGCGCGACAGGAAGATGCGCCGTCGTACGACAAGCTGCCGGCGGAGCGCCAGGCGGCGTTGCGCGGGCGCTTGCAGGAATCGTTCCGCCACAACACTTTCGATGCGAAGACCGGCACGATCCTGCTGCCGGAAGAGCGCGTGATCGCGATTTCGAACGTCGCGGCGCATTACGAGAGCCTGTTCGGCAACGATCCGACCACGCAGAAGCTGCGCGAAGCCTACGCGATGAAGAACGACACGGTGCCCGATGCGGAACATCGTCGCGCGCTCACTGCGTTCTTCTGGTGGACCGCCTGGGCCGCCGGCACCGAGCGACCCGCCGACGCCGTGGCACTCCCGGGTGCGAAGGCGGTGACCTACACCAACAACTGGCCCAGCGAACCGCTGGTGGGCAACACGCCGCCGCCTTCATTGTTCCTGTGGTCGGTGTTCAGCGTGTTGTTCCTGATCGCGGGCATCGGCCTGCTCGGCTGGCACCACGCGCGCTCGCACGCGAACGAGAAGCCGCACACGATCCCGAGCAGCGATCCGCTGGCGGCATTGCGCGTGACGCCTTCGATGCGCGCCACCGCGAAGTACTTCTGGACCGTGCTCGCACTGTTCCTCGTGCAGATCCTGCTCGGCGCGATGACCGCGCACTTCCAGGTCGAAGGCCAGCAGGCCTACGGCTTCCAGTTGTCGGACATCCTGCCGTACTCGATCACGCGCACGTGGCATACACAGTTGGCAGTGTTGTGGATTGCGGTTGCGTGGCTCGGCACGGGCTTGTACATCGCGCCTGCGCTGTCGGGGCACGAACCCAAGTTCCAACGACTCGGTGTGAACTTCCTCTGGGCGTGTTTGCTCGTCATCGTCGTCGGCGCCTTCGCGGGCCAGTGGTTGGCGGTGATGCAGAAGCTCGGCCTGGCGAACAACTTCTGGTGGGGCCACCAGGGTTGGGAATACGCGGACATGGGCCGCTTCTGGCAGTGGTTCCTGTTCATCGGCCTGCTGCTGTGGCTCACGCTCGTCGGACGCGCGCTGTGGCCCGTGCTGCGTGGACCGAAGACCGACACCAAGGCGATCGTCGGCCTGCTGTTCCTCTCCACCGTGTGCATCGGCCTGTTCTTCGGCGCGGCGCTGATGTGGGGCGAGCACACGCACATCTCCGAAGTGGAGTACTGGCGCTGGTGGCTCGTGCACCTGTGGGTGGAAGGCTTCTTCGAAGTGTTCGCCACCGCGGTGATGGCGCTGATCTTCACGCGCCTGGGCCTGGTGGAAGCGAAGTCGGCGACGACGGCCACCCTGTTCGCCACCATCGTGTTCATGTCCGGTGGCGTGCTGGGCACCTTGCATCATCTGTACTTCGTCGGCACACCGACGGCGGTGGTGGCGCTCGGTGCGAGCTTCAGTGCGCTGGAAGTGGTGCCGCTGGCCTACATCGGCTTCGAGGCCTATCACTCGTACAAGCTCGGCCATGCCACGCCGTGGATGGCGCGCTATCGCTGGCCGATCCTGTTCTTCGTCGCGGTGTCGTTCTGGAACCTGGTGGGCGCGGGCCTGTTCGGCTTCCTCATCAATCCGCCGCTGTCGCTGTACTACATGCAGGGCCTGAACCTCACGCCGCTCCATGGCCATACCGCGCTGTTCGGCGTATACGGCATGCTCGGGATCGCGCTGATGCTGTTCTGCATGCGCGGCCTGCGCGGGCAGATGCACTGGAACACGCGCCCGCTGAAAGTCGCCTTCTGGTGCTTCAACATCGGGCTGACGATGATGGCGCTGTTCACGCTGTTGCCGCTGGGCATCCTGCAGTTGCTGGCCACGCTCGAGCACGGCTACGCCTACGCGCGCTCCGAAGCGTTCATGCAGCAGCCGATCATCGACATGCTGGTGTGGATGCGCGTGCCGGGCGACACGATCTTCAGCGTCGGTGCGCTCGCGCTGTGCTGGTTCGTGTTCCGCCTGTGGGTCGCGCCGAAGCCGGCGCGCGTGCAGGGCGGTGCGCCCGAGGTCGAAGGCTGA
- a CDS encoding potassium channel family protein, whose protein sequence is MRTPFATALRWLGRNRHVVLFFMLVATIALGPVLAATGKSGHVLNICLGLTLLATTLAPMRDRTVARAFFVFVMATILVGLAPIGGGVGDAGPATLALWSAIALFAAARAVRYAMSSRRVDMQHLMAALNAYLLVGVFLGALWAVVDHAWPGSVLSGGAPIAGGLAVPDGIYFSFVTLATLGYGDIVPVTPVARGIAVFEAVFGQLYLAVMVARLVSLHIAAEPRDRTP, encoded by the coding sequence ATGCGCACGCCTTTCGCCACTGCATTGCGTTGGCTCGGGCGCAACCGGCATGTCGTGTTGTTCTTCATGCTCGTGGCCACCATCGCGCTCGGGCCCGTACTCGCGGCGACCGGCAAGAGCGGACACGTCCTCAATATCTGCCTCGGCCTGACGCTGCTGGCGACCACGCTCGCGCCGATGCGCGACCGCACCGTGGCGCGTGCGTTCTTCGTTTTCGTCATGGCGACGATCCTGGTCGGGCTCGCGCCGATCGGCGGCGGCGTCGGCGACGCGGGGCCCGCGACGCTCGCACTGTGGTCGGCCATCGCCCTGTTCGCCGCCGCGCGCGCGGTGCGCTACGCGATGTCGAGCCGGCGCGTGGACATGCAGCACCTGATGGCCGCGCTGAATGCCTACCTGCTTGTCGGCGTCTTCCTCGGTGCGCTCTGGGCCGTGGTGGACCATGCATGGCCCGGGTCGGTGCTGTCGGGGGGTGCACCGATCGCGGGCGGACTGGCGGTGCCCGACGGCATCTACTTCAGCTTCGTGACGCTGGCGACCCTGGGCTACGGCGACATCGTGCCGGTCACCCCCGTGGCGCGCGGTATCGCGGTCTTCGAGGCGGTCTTCGGCCAGTTGTACCTGGCGGTCATGGTGGCGCGGCTGGTCAGCCTGCACATCGCGGCCGAACCCCGGGACCGGACGCCATGA
- a CDS encoding NnrS family protein, with translation MQHVLQAPHRMMFFIGAGNVLLAMAWWAAWLVSARWPEVLQMVQPAQYAGWLHAIVMQYQVLASFVFGFLLTVFPRWMGLPDLPRVRYVPVGIGVFGGQIATLCGVLGWAPGIVVGLAMTLAGWTWGLVLLASLVLRERGTTWHARSALAALTLGWIGLCAWAMFIAGGSPMWAFASIKLGTFGFLLPMYLTVAHRMFPFFAGNAVQGYTPWRPLWLLAAFFGLVLLHLVLELFHAYAWSWAADLPLLVLTTYVCWRWWPRGRAPGILLVLFLGLAWLPVTFALYFAQSVAYLLTGVYMLGRAPAHALFIGFFGSVLVAMVTRVTQGHSGRPLVMPPVAWFAFAALQLVAILRIAAEVTDDPMRWQAIAALGWLIALGPWVVRLGRIYLAPRIDGKPG, from the coding sequence ATGCAACACGTGCTGCAAGCCCCGCATCGCATGATGTTCTTCATCGGTGCGGGGAATGTGCTCCTGGCGATGGCCTGGTGGGCGGCGTGGCTGGTCTCGGCACGCTGGCCCGAGGTCTTGCAGATGGTGCAGCCGGCCCAGTACGCGGGCTGGCTGCATGCCATCGTCATGCAGTACCAGGTGCTCGCGAGTTTCGTGTTTGGTTTCCTGTTGACGGTCTTCCCGCGCTGGATGGGCTTGCCCGACTTGCCGCGGGTACGTTACGTGCCCGTCGGCATCGGCGTGTTCGGCGGGCAGATCGCGACCTTGTGCGGCGTGCTGGGTTGGGCGCCGGGCATCGTGGTCGGGCTTGCGATGACCCTCGCCGGATGGACGTGGGGACTGGTGTTGCTTGCCTCGCTGGTGCTGCGCGAACGCGGGACGACGTGGCATGCGCGCTCGGCGCTGGCGGCCCTCACGCTCGGTTGGATCGGCTTGTGCGCGTGGGCGATGTTCATCGCGGGCGGTTCGCCGATGTGGGCCTTCGCGAGCATCAAGCTCGGGACCTTCGGTTTCCTGTTGCCGATGTATCTGACGGTCGCGCATCGCATGTTTCCGTTCTTCGCAGGCAACGCGGTGCAGGGATACACGCCGTGGCGACCCTTGTGGTTGCTTGCGGCGTTTTTCGGACTGGTGTTGCTGCACCTGGTGCTCGAACTGTTCCATGCCTACGCGTGGTCGTGGGCGGCGGACCTGCCTTTGCTCGTGCTCACCACGTACGTGTGCTGGCGCTGGTGGCCGCGTGGCCGCGCGCCGGGCATCCTGCTGGTGCTTTTCCTCGGACTGGCGTGGTTGCCGGTGACCTTCGCGCTTTACTTCGCGCAGAGCGTCGCTTACCTGCTGACCGGCGTGTACATGCTCGGCCGCGCGCCGGCGCATGCCTTGTTCATCGGCTTCTTCGGCAGCGTGCTGGTGGCGATGGTGACGCGCGTGACGCAGGGACATTCCGGGCGTCCGCTGGTGATGCCGCCGGTGGCGTGGTTCGCGTTCGCAGCACTGCAGCTCGTGGCCATCCTGCGCATCGCCGCGGAGGTCACCGACGATCCGATGCGCTGGCAGGCCATCGCCGCGCTCGGATGGCTGATTGCGCTGGGGCCCTGGGTGGTGCGCCTGGGCCGCATCTATCTCGCGCCGCGCATCGACGGGAAGCCGGGCTGA
- a CDS encoding HlyD family secretion protein yields the protein MEIILLLIYSGIVWLIFFKFKWLPWNFISQVIVITLPIFALTALILYLNVVAPSSSDVRVLNYVVQVTPRVTGRVIEVPIEPNRPIKKGQVLFRIDPEPFKQKLSELESKVPEFTAKLDTAEAYQRELGDQLKSARSTQSALAAKLELAIKREGQTRDLSGTGAGTKFDYEQAQTDVKSMRADLAQAAANTSQVQQKLSAKTKQGELSEVAQARAALEQLKAQIAYSRWELDQTVFRAPADGTVVNLQLRVGSYAAQIPLVPVMSYVENEQMVLAMYTQNELRNIKPGNDAEIALKTFPNRIIKATVDSIVWSSGTGQLPLSGTVPQTGTNPIPPGRFAVRLIPSGRDEKTFLPMGAQGVGAVYTEHGHMVHIIRKVILRVGTKLDLLVLKLH from the coding sequence ATGGAAATCATCCTCCTCCTCATCTACTCCGGCATCGTCTGGCTGATCTTCTTCAAGTTCAAATGGCTGCCGTGGAATTTCATCAGCCAGGTCATCGTCATCACGCTGCCGATCTTCGCGCTGACGGCGCTGATCCTGTACCTCAATGTCGTCGCGCCGTCGTCCTCCGACGTGCGCGTGCTCAACTACGTCGTGCAGGTCACGCCGCGCGTGACGGGGCGCGTGATCGAAGTGCCGATCGAGCCCAATCGGCCGATCAAGAAAGGGCAGGTGCTGTTCCGCATCGATCCGGAGCCGTTCAAGCAGAAGCTGTCGGAACTGGAATCGAAGGTGCCCGAGTTCACCGCCAAGCTCGACACCGCTGAGGCCTACCAGCGTGAACTGGGCGACCAGCTGAAGTCTGCGCGGTCCACGCAGTCCGCGTTGGCGGCCAAGCTGGAGCTTGCGATCAAGCGCGAGGGCCAGACCCGCGATCTGTCCGGCACCGGGGCGGGTACGAAGTTCGATTACGAGCAGGCGCAGACCGACGTGAAGAGCATGCGCGCCGACCTCGCACAGGCCGCCGCCAACACGTCGCAGGTCCAGCAGAAGTTGTCGGCGAAGACGAAGCAGGGCGAGTTGTCGGAAGTCGCGCAGGCGCGCGCCGCGCTCGAGCAGCTCAAGGCGCAGATCGCGTATTCGCGGTGGGAGCTGGACCAGACGGTGTTCCGCGCCCCCGCCGACGGCACGGTCGTGAACCTGCAGCTGCGTGTCGGTTCCTACGCGGCGCAGATCCCGCTGGTGCCGGTGATGTCCTACGTCGAGAACGAGCAGATGGTGCTGGCGATGTACACGCAGAACGAGCTGCGCAACATCAAGCCGGGCAACGATGCCGAGATCGCGCTGAAGACCTTCCCCAACCGCATCATCAAGGCCACCGTGGATTCGATCGTCTGGTCGTCCGGCACGGGGCAGTTGCCGCTGTCCGGCACGGTCCCGCAGACGGGCACGAACCCGATCCCGCCGGGCCGGTTCGCCGTGCGCCTGATTCCATCGGGCCGCGACGAGAAAACCTTCCTGCCGATGGGTGCGCAAGGTGTTGGCGCGGTGTACACCGAGCACGGCCACATGGTCCACATCATCCGCAAGGTGATCCTGCGCGTCGGCACGAAGCTCGACCTGCTCGTGCTGAAGCTGCACTGA
- a CDS encoding DUF3302 domain-containing protein yields the protein MAANTRRIASPLLAMALLAAALPSPAHASLLSGDALDTAANVIAWIAIIIVPVVLIAAFWWVHIMPEKIAEKRHHPQLAAIKIVCLLSLVFGGMLWPIAWVWAYTKPVLHKLAYGTDKHDEHGHGGDAVSLSPPDLEPEDEPAPVAVAARAPVAPADDVAELRRRIASLEMQLAAASAQAQARTQGPRDGGA from the coding sequence GTGGCTGCGAACACAAGGCGCATTGCGTCGCCGCTGCTCGCAATGGCGCTGCTCGCTGCAGCGTTGCCATCGCCTGCGCATGCCTCGCTGCTCTCGGGTGATGCGCTCGACACCGCGGCGAATGTCATCGCGTGGATCGCGATCATCATCGTGCCCGTGGTGCTCATCGCGGCGTTCTGGTGGGTCCACATCATGCCGGAGAAGATCGCGGAGAAGCGCCACCATCCGCAGTTGGCGGCGATCAAGATCGTGTGCCTGCTTTCGCTGGTGTTCGGCGGCATGTTGTGGCCGATCGCATGGGTGTGGGCCTACACCAAACCCGTGTTGCACAAGCTCGCGTACGGCACCGACAAGCACGACGAGCATGGGCACGGTGGCGATGCGGTGTCGCTCTCGCCGCCGGACCTGGAACCCGAGGACGAGCCCGCGCCCGTCGCGGTCGCCGCGCGCGCACCCGTCGCGCCTGCCGACGATGTTGCCGAACTGCGCCGCCGCATCGCATCGCTCGAAATGCAGCTGGCCGCCGCGAGCGCGCAGGCGCAGGCCCGCACGCAAGGGCCACGGGACGGAGGCGCCTGA
- a CDS encoding SirB2 family protein, which translates to MEAFYLQIKLFHIFVALLSGSLFALRGGFSLAGARWPNAAPVRWLSYSIDTALLTAALMLLTILPHATFANGWLWVKLGLVVSYVVLGVFAMRGAKSTGMRVLSYLAALAVFASIYATARSHQPLGLVHWWFG; encoded by the coding sequence ATGGAAGCCTTCTATCTCCAGATCAAGCTCTTTCATATCTTCGTTGCGCTGCTCAGCGGCAGCCTGTTCGCGTTGCGCGGTGGCTTTTCGCTCGCGGGTGCGCGTTGGCCGAATGCCGCGCCCGTGCGCTGGTTGAGCTATTCGATCGACACGGCGCTGCTCACCGCGGCGCTCATGCTGCTCACGATCCTGCCGCACGCGACCTTCGCGAACGGGTGGTTGTGGGTGAAGCTCGGGCTCGTGGTGTCCTACGTGGTGCTCGGTGTGTTCGCCATGCGGGGCGCGAAGTCGACGGGCATGCGCGTGCTGTCCTACCTCGCCGCGCTCGCTGTGTTCGCTTCGATCTACGCCACCGCGCGTTCCCACCAACCGCTCGGCCTCGTACATTGGTGGTTCGGATGA